In a single window of the Pseudomonas oryzihabitans genome:
- a CDS encoding outer membrane protein assembly factor BamD: MQLKHLLLVTSLVLTAACSSKAPEVPENMPEGELYTQAQRDISNSSYTDAISKLKALESRYPFGRYAEQAQLELIYANYKNGEPEAARTAADRFIRLHPQHPNVDYAYYMKGVSSFEQDRGLLARFLPLDMTKRDPGAARDSFNDFAQFASRFPNSRYAPDAKARMVYLRNLLAAYDVHVGHYYLTRKAYVAAANRGRYVVENFQGTPSVGDGLAIMTEAYKHLGLNDLAATSLETLKLNYPDNVSLKNGEFQLREPDDKDQQRSWLTRATLGLIDRPSDPLPPGETRASQDIQRKYQEERDNLAPELRIVDPAEAEKAGGATPAPAKRSWFSRLTFGLFD; the protein is encoded by the coding sequence ATGCAATTGAAGCACCTGCTGCTGGTCACCAGCCTAGTCCTCACCGCCGCCTGCTCCTCGAAAGCGCCCGAGGTTCCGGAAAACATGCCGGAAGGCGAGCTCTATACTCAGGCTCAGCGCGATATCTCCAACAGCAGCTACACGGACGCCATCAGCAAGCTGAAGGCCCTGGAGTCGCGCTATCCCTTCGGTCGCTATGCCGAACAGGCCCAGCTGGAGCTGATCTACGCCAACTACAAGAATGGCGAGCCCGAGGCAGCGCGCACGGCGGCGGATCGCTTCATCCGTCTGCATCCGCAGCACCCTAATGTCGACTATGCCTACTACATGAAGGGCGTGTCTTCCTTTGAACAGGACCGCGGCCTGCTGGCGCGCTTCCTGCCGCTGGACATGACCAAGCGTGATCCAGGCGCGGCGCGTGACTCCTTCAATGACTTCGCCCAGTTCGCCAGCCGCTTCCCCAACAGCCGCTACGCGCCGGACGCCAAGGCGCGCATGGTCTACCTGCGCAACCTGCTGGCGGCCTACGACGTGCACGTCGGCCACTACTACCTGACCCGCAAAGCCTATGTGGCCGCCGCCAATCGCGGCCGCTACGTGGTCGAGAACTTCCAGGGCACGCCGTCCGTGGGTGACGGCTTGGCGATCATGACCGAAGCCTACAAGCACCTGGGTCTCAACGACCTGGCGGCCACCAGCCTGGAAACCCTCAAGCTCAACTACCCGGACAACGTCAGCCTCAAGAATGGCGAATTCCAGCTGCGCGAGCCGGACGACAAGGATCAGCAGCGCTCCTGGCTGACCCGCGCGACCCTGGGCCTGATCGATCGCCCGAGCGATCCGCTGCCGCCCGGCGAGACCCGCGCCAGCCAGGATATCCAGCGCAAGTACCAGGAAGAGCGTGACAATCTGGCGCCCGAGCTGCGCATCGTCGACCCGGCCGAAGCCGAGAAGGCCGGTGGCGCGACGCCGGCTCCGGCCAAGCGTTCCTGGTTCAGCCGCCTGACCTTTGGTCTGTTCGACTGA
- a CDS encoding NAD+ synthase translates to MSQLLKVVMAQLNLKVGDIHGNVERIIAAAHEARDRWQGELIVFPELSLCGYPPEDLLLRSSMQRRIEQGLQRIRQEIAGIHVLVGFPWLEEGRRFNACAVYRDGAELAFYRKQQLPNYRVFDEKRYFEPGDSAAVFDYQGMPIGVTICEDIWFAEPMAKARAAEARLMLNLNASPFHGGKQLEREIVVGERAREGGMPVVYVNQVGGQDELVFDGHSFVVDAQGQVSQRAPAFVEGLYPVVFDRDLKPQSAELAPLASLEASVYDALVLGVRDYVRKNGFKGVVLGLSGGIDSALVLAIAADALGAEQVEAVMMPYHYTAQISLEDAEAEARALGVRYSVLPIAPMVEAFQQTLAGEFAGLGRDTTEENLQARCRGTLLMAISNKKGYLVLTTGNKSEMAVGYATLYGDMAGGFDVLKDVPKTMVFRLCEYRNRHGEVIPQRVIDRPPSAELSPDQKDEDSLPPYPVLDEILRLYVEQDLSAVDIVAAGFDEEMVRKVLRLVDLNEYKRRQAAVGARVTERGFGRDRRYPITSGWRIGD, encoded by the coding sequence ATGAGTCAGCTGCTGAAGGTCGTGATGGCGCAATTGAACCTCAAGGTCGGCGACATCCACGGCAACGTGGAAAGGATCATCGCCGCGGCCCATGAGGCCCGTGATCGGTGGCAGGGCGAGCTCATCGTTTTCCCGGAGTTGTCGCTGTGTGGCTATCCGCCGGAAGACCTGCTGCTGCGGTCGAGCATGCAGCGCCGGATCGAGCAGGGTCTGCAGCGAATTCGTCAGGAGATCGCCGGCATCCATGTGCTGGTGGGCTTTCCCTGGCTGGAGGAGGGGCGCCGTTTCAACGCCTGTGCGGTCTATCGTGACGGCGCTGAGCTGGCCTTCTATCGCAAGCAGCAACTGCCCAACTATCGGGTGTTCGATGAAAAGCGCTATTTCGAGCCAGGCGACAGCGCCGCTGTATTCGACTATCAGGGCATGCCTATCGGCGTCACCATCTGCGAAGACATCTGGTTCGCCGAGCCCATGGCCAAGGCGCGAGCGGCCGAGGCGCGGCTGATGCTCAACCTCAACGCCTCGCCCTTCCACGGCGGCAAGCAGCTGGAGCGTGAAATCGTGGTAGGCGAACGTGCCCGCGAAGGCGGCATGCCGGTGGTCTACGTCAATCAGGTGGGCGGCCAGGACGAACTGGTGTTCGATGGCCACTCCTTCGTGGTGGATGCCCAGGGCCAGGTCAGCCAGCGGGCACCCGCCTTCGTTGAGGGACTCTATCCGGTGGTCTTCGATAGGGACCTGAAGCCGCAGTCCGCCGAGCTCGCGCCGCTGGCCTCGCTGGAGGCCAGCGTCTATGACGCCCTGGTGCTCGGCGTGCGCGACTACGTGCGCAAGAACGGTTTCAAGGGGGTGGTGCTGGGCCTGTCCGGCGGCATCGACTCGGCCCTTGTGCTGGCGATCGCTGCGGATGCCCTGGGCGCGGAGCAGGTAGAGGCGGTAATGATGCCCTACCACTATACCGCCCAGATCAGCCTGGAAGACGCCGAGGCCGAGGCCCGGGCGCTGGGGGTGCGCTACAGCGTCCTGCCCATCGCACCCATGGTCGAAGCCTTCCAGCAGACCCTCGCTGGCGAATTCGCCGGGCTCGGTCGGGACACCACCGAAGAAAATCTGCAGGCGCGCTGTCGGGGCACCCTGTTGATGGCCATTTCCAACAAGAAGGGCTATCTGGTGCTCACTACCGGTAACAAGAGCGAAATGGCGGTGGGCTATGCCACTCTCTATGGCGATATGGCCGGTGGCTTCGATGTGCTCAAGGACGTGCCCAAGACCATGGTGTTCCGTCTCTGCGAGTACCGTAATCGCCATGGCGAGGTGATTCCCCAGCGGGTGATCGACCGGCCACCGTCGGCTGAGCTGTCGCCGGACCAGAAGGACGAGGACTCGCTGCCGCCCTATCCGGTGCTCGACGAGATCCTGCGGCTGTATGTCGAGCAGGATCTGTCGGCGGTGGACATCGTCGCCGCCGGTTTCGATGAGGAAATGGTGCGCAAGGTGCTGCGCCTAGTGGATCTCAACGAGTACAAGCGGCGGCAGGCGGCGGTCGGGGCACGGGTGACCGAGCGTGGCTTCGGTCGTGACCGGCGCTATCCCATCACCTCGGGTTGGCGGATCGGCGACTAG
- a CDS encoding PP0621 family protein, producing MGLLRLLLWLVLLGALFWMIRRWWRGKTQTPAGKSRQLPPQAMVRCAHCGVHVPQARALADGEGQRWYCSAEHRRLQHEQRS from the coding sequence ATGGGTCTGCTTCGCCTGCTGTTGTGGCTCGTCCTCCTGGGCGCGCTGTTCTGGATGATCAGGCGCTGGTGGCGCGGCAAGACGCAGACGCCGGCCGGCAAGTCGCGTCAGCTGCCGCCCCAGGCCATGGTGCGCTGCGCCCATTGCGGGGTCCATGTTCCCCAGGCAAGAGCCCTGGCCGATGGCGAAGGCCAGCGCTGGTATTGCAGCGCCGAACATCGCCGGTTGCAGCATGAGCAACGCAGCTGA
- a CDS encoding sensor histidine kinase — MSNAADPGILRADAVLRLYHLYRIVIGLALVVLISNDLDQHWLRTVDGHLFRQASWAYLATNAMLAVGHRLLRGRAFTLALIDILALGGLFFLAGGIASGMGSLLVVTVGVSNVLIRGRRGLLIAALAAIALLLATGYLDLRRGDSGSGYVQAAGLGTLCFATALLVQGLVRRLLDSQALAETRATAVAELEALNALILERMRTGILVFDAEYQVLLANPAARRLLGVDDEDTITPLTLGLAQRLEEWERNPSIRPAPWRAYANGPLLQPSFAHLQQGEGERVLTFLEDVSRIAQQAQQLKLASLGRLTAGIAHEIRNPLGAISHAAQLLQESEELTTPDRRLAQIIQDQSRRMNRVVENVLQLSRRRQSAPQLIDLRYWAHRFAGELRPTLPAGQTLHVKTEPGTLQTHMDPHQLGQILTNLVQNGLRYSCQKHGIGQVWLSTYRDPESDLPILEVVDDGPGVAAEQLDHLFEPFFTTENKGTGLGLYISRELCESNQARLGYHPLANGSCFRITFAHPRTMS, encoded by the coding sequence ATGAGCAACGCAGCTGATCCAGGCATCCTGAGAGCCGACGCGGTCCTGCGGCTCTACCACCTCTACCGCATCGTCATCGGCCTGGCACTGGTGGTGCTGATCTCCAACGACCTGGACCAGCACTGGCTGCGCACCGTTGATGGCCACCTGTTCCGCCAGGCCAGCTGGGCCTATCTCGCCACCAACGCCATGCTCGCGGTCGGCCATCGACTGCTGCGCGGTCGCGCCTTCACCCTGGCGTTGATCGATATTCTCGCCCTCGGCGGGCTGTTCTTCCTCGCTGGCGGCATCGCCAGTGGCATGGGCAGCCTGCTGGTGGTGACCGTCGGGGTGTCCAATGTCCTGATCCGCGGTCGACGCGGCCTGCTGATCGCTGCCCTGGCCGCCATCGCCCTGCTGCTGGCGACCGGCTATCTCGACCTGCGCCGCGGCGACAGCGGCAGCGGTTACGTCCAGGCGGCTGGCCTGGGCACCCTCTGCTTCGCCACGGCGCTGCTGGTACAGGGACTGGTCCGGCGCTTGCTGGACAGCCAGGCCCTGGCCGAAACCCGGGCCACCGCCGTAGCCGAGCTGGAGGCCCTCAACGCTCTCATCCTCGAGCGCATGCGCACCGGCATCCTGGTCTTCGATGCCGAATACCAGGTGCTGCTGGCCAATCCAGCAGCCCGTCGCCTGCTGGGTGTGGACGACGAAGACACCATCACGCCGCTGACCCTGGGGCTGGCCCAGCGGCTGGAAGAATGGGAACGCAATCCTAGCATCCGTCCCGCACCCTGGCGCGCCTATGCCAACGGCCCGCTGCTGCAGCCCAGCTTCGCACACCTGCAGCAGGGCGAAGGCGAGCGGGTCCTGACCTTTCTCGAAGACGTCTCGCGCATCGCCCAGCAGGCCCAGCAACTCAAGCTCGCCTCCCTTGGCCGCCTCACCGCCGGCATCGCCCACGAGATCCGCAATCCGCTGGGCGCCATCAGTCATGCGGCGCAATTGCTGCAGGAGTCCGAAGAGCTGACCACGCCGGATCGGCGCCTGGCGCAGATCATCCAGGACCAGTCGCGGCGGATGAATCGCGTGGTGGAAAACGTCCTGCAGTTGTCCCGCCGCCGGCAGTCGGCGCCGCAGCTGATCGACCTGCGCTACTGGGCGCACCGCTTCGCCGGTGAGCTGCGCCCTACCCTGCCCGCCGGCCAGACCTTGCACGTCAAGACCGAGCCCGGCACCCTGCAGACGCACATGGACCCCCACCAGCTGGGCCAGATCCTGACCAACCTGGTGCAGAACGGCCTGCGCTACAGCTGCCAGAAGCACGGCATCGGCCAGGTCTGGCTGAGCACCTACCGCGACCCGGAAAGCGATCTTCCCATCCTCGAAGTGGTCGACGATGGGCCGGGGGTTGCCGCCGAACAGCTCGATCACCTGTTCGAGCCCTTCTTCACCACCGAGAACAAGGGGACCGGACTTGGCCTGTACATCTCCCGCGAGCTTTGCGAGAGCAACCAGGCCAGACTTGGCTATCATCCCTTGGCGAATGGCAGCTGTTTTCGCATCACCTTCGCCCATCCCCGCACAATGAGCTGA
- a CDS encoding sigma-54-dependent transcriptional regulator yields MARQKVLIVDDEPDIRELLEITLGRMKLDTASAKNITDARAILERESFDLCLTDMRLPDGSGLELINFIQQRMPQLPVAMITAFGSLETAVQALKAGAFDYLTKPVDLPRLRELVGTALRLSGPTPPAPGASETQLLGESPPMRALRGQIAKLARSQAPVYISGESGSGKERVARLIHEQGPRAGRPFVPVNCGAIPSELVESEFFGHRRGSFTGAIEDKQGLFQAAQGGTLFLDEVADLPLPMQVKLLRAIQEKAVRPVGSQQEISLDVRILSATHRDLAAEVSAGTFRQDLYYRLNVIELQVPALRERREDIGALATHMLERLARDAGLAPATLGDDALARLKSYRFPGNVRELENMLERAYTLCEGDVIRPADLRLADAPAATATGEASLANIANLEDHLESIERQLIMQALEETRWNRTAAAERLGLSFRSMRYRLKKLGID; encoded by the coding sequence ATGGCCCGACAGAAAGTCCTGATCGTCGACGATGAACCCGATATCCGCGAACTCCTGGAAATCACCCTGGGGCGGATGAAGCTCGACACCGCCAGCGCCAAGAACATCACCGACGCGCGAGCCATTCTCGAACGGGAAAGCTTCGACCTCTGCCTGACCGACATGCGCCTGCCGGATGGCTCGGGCCTTGAGCTGATCAATTTCATCCAGCAGCGGATGCCGCAATTGCCGGTGGCCATGATCACCGCCTTCGGCAGCCTGGAAACCGCCGTTCAGGCCCTCAAGGCCGGCGCCTTCGACTACCTCACCAAGCCGGTGGACCTGCCGCGTCTGCGCGAGCTGGTGGGCACGGCGCTGCGCCTGTCCGGCCCTACCCCGCCAGCACCCGGTGCCAGTGAAACCCAGCTGCTGGGCGAATCCCCGCCCATGCGCGCCTTGCGTGGGCAGATCGCCAAGCTCGCCCGCAGTCAGGCGCCGGTCTACATCAGTGGCGAATCGGGCAGCGGCAAGGAGCGCGTGGCACGCCTGATCCACGAGCAGGGTCCGCGCGCGGGTCGGCCCTTCGTGCCGGTCAACTGTGGCGCCATTCCTTCCGAGTTGGTGGAAAGCGAATTCTTCGGACATCGCAGGGGCAGCTTCACCGGCGCCATCGAGGACAAGCAGGGCCTGTTCCAGGCCGCCCAGGGCGGCACCCTGTTTCTCGACGAGGTGGCCGATCTACCGCTGCCGATGCAGGTCAAGCTGTTGCGCGCCATCCAGGAAAAGGCCGTGCGCCCAGTAGGCAGCCAGCAGGAAATCAGCCTGGACGTGCGCATTCTCAGTGCTACCCACAGGGACCTCGCCGCCGAAGTCTCCGCCGGCACCTTTCGCCAGGATCTCTACTACCGCCTCAACGTCATCGAGCTGCAGGTGCCTGCCCTGCGCGAACGTCGCGAGGATATCGGCGCCCTGGCCACCCACATGCTCGAACGCCTGGCACGGGATGCGGGGCTCGCCCCGGCTACCCTCGGCGACGATGCCCTGGCCAGACTCAAGAGCTATAGATTCCCCGGCAACGTGCGCGAACTGGAAAACATGCTGGAACGGGCCTACACCCTGTGTGAAGGCGATGTCATCCGGCCGGCCGATCTGCGCCTGGCCGATGCGCCAGCGGCCACCGCTACCGGCGAAGCCAGCCTGGCCAACATCGCCAATCTCGAAGACCACCTGGAATCCATCGAGCGCCAGCTGATCATGCAGGCACTCGAAGAGACCCGCTGGAATCGCACCGCCGCCGCGGAGCGCCTGGGCCTCTCCTTCCGTTCGATGCGCTACCGCCTGAAAAAGCTTGGCATCGACTGA